The following coding sequences are from one Pseudonocardia sp. HH130630-07 window:
- a CDS encoding hemerythrin domain-containing protein, with product MPDITTLILDDHAWFRRQFAALDELQARAGTDTRELVRLWEPLAARLDVHAIAEEKIFYPQLLQHGEDPQEETLDAIDDHNDIRDGVARAGRSPVGSGEWWAGVWDARRANDEHMGEEENEGLANFRLNATVGLRESLGSQFQEFMDAHPTPADLDNSDQDPQAYVAAVENRIDPPSPTTTGLGIGDLKGRQQ from the coding sequence GTGCCCGACATCACGACGCTGATCCTCGACGATCACGCCTGGTTCCGGCGGCAGTTCGCAGCGCTCGACGAGCTGCAGGCCCGGGCCGGGACCGACACGCGCGAGCTCGTCCGGCTCTGGGAGCCGCTGGCCGCCCGGCTGGACGTGCACGCGATCGCCGAGGAGAAGATCTTCTACCCGCAGCTGCTGCAGCACGGCGAGGATCCCCAGGAGGAGACCCTCGACGCCATCGACGACCACAACGACATCCGGGACGGCGTGGCCCGCGCCGGACGCAGCCCGGTGGGCTCCGGCGAGTGGTGGGCGGGCGTCTGGGACGCCCGGCGCGCCAACGACGAGCACATGGGCGAGGAGGAGAACGAGGGGCTGGCGAACTTCCGGCTCAACGCCACCGTCGGCCTGCGCGAGTCGCTGGGCAGTCAGTTCCAGGAGTTCATGGACGCCCACCCGACTCCGGCCGATCTCGACAACTCCGACCAGGACCCGCAGGCCTACGTCGCCGCGGTCGAGAACCGCATCGACCCACCGAGCCCGACCACCACCGGGCTCGGCATCGGCGATCTGAAGGGACGGCAGCAGTGA
- the cydC gene encoding thiol reductant ABC exporter subunit CydC, protein MSGHPAPTAPRGAWSLAADVLRPRLRGVLGGAVLGALATLCGAGLLALAAWLLATAAQHPSVTALSVAVVLTRALGVGRGVTRYAERLVGHDAALRALADLRGRVYARLAATEPVRRFSAGDLVSRLVTDTDSVQDLVVRAAVPVVAAALAGSGAVLLATVLLVPGGALLAGGLLVAGVAVPALTAALSRGPAARAARARTELSAGLVDLLDGAAELFANGATGDAVRAVERADAELTRTARRDAALLGLGAGSGALVAGLTVAATLLLGVAAVDAGTLAAVPLAVLVLTALAAFEVVAPLPAAAARLATVRAGLSRLVPVLGAAPAVAHREPADEPLPGHGDLRIRGLTVAHPGPGGAPGRAVLRDLDLDLPAGARVALVGASGSGKSTLAAVLFRFLDPRSGTVTLGGQDLLRRPPAQVRAVISGVPADPHVFDSTVRENLRLAVPGDADPPTDEALGAVLRRVGLGDLDLDHAVGAHGTRLSGGMRRRLALARALLVDPAVLVLDEPTAHLDPDTRDAVLDDLLAATTGRSVLLITHDPAVLDRMDAVHVLRDGRVRS, encoded by the coding sequence GTGAGCGGGCACCCCGCCCCCACCGCGCCCCGCGGAGCGTGGTCCCTCGCGGCGGACGTCCTCCGGCCCCGGCTGCGGGGTGTGCTCGGCGGCGCGGTGCTGGGTGCGCTGGCGACGCTCTGCGGTGCGGGGCTGCTCGCACTCGCGGCGTGGCTGCTGGCGACCGCCGCCCAGCACCCGTCGGTGACGGCGCTGTCGGTGGCCGTCGTCCTCACCAGGGCGCTCGGCGTCGGCCGCGGCGTCACCCGCTACGCCGAGCGGCTGGTCGGGCACGACGCGGCGCTGCGGGCGCTGGCCGACCTGCGCGGCCGGGTCTACGCCCGGCTCGCCGCCACCGAGCCGGTCCGCCGGTTCTCCGCGGGGGACCTGGTGTCGCGGCTGGTCACCGACACCGACTCGGTGCAGGACCTGGTGGTGCGCGCCGCCGTCCCGGTCGTCGCCGCGGCGCTCGCCGGGTCGGGCGCCGTGCTGCTGGCGACCGTGCTGCTGGTGCCCGGCGGGGCGTTGCTCGCCGGTGGCCTGCTCGTCGCCGGGGTCGCGGTGCCCGCACTCACCGCGGCCCTGTCCCGGGGCCCGGCCGCGCGGGCCGCCCGGGCCCGCACCGAACTCTCGGCCGGGCTGGTCGACCTGCTCGACGGCGCAGCGGAGCTGTTCGCCAACGGCGCCACCGGCGACGCCGTCCGGGCCGTCGAGCGGGCCGACGCCGAGCTGACCCGCACCGCCCGCCGGGACGCCGCCCTGCTCGGTCTCGGCGCCGGTTCGGGGGCCCTCGTCGCCGGGCTCACCGTGGCCGCGACGCTGCTGCTCGGCGTGGCCGCCGTCGACGCGGGCACCCTGGCGGCCGTGCCGCTGGCGGTGCTCGTCCTCACCGCGCTCGCCGCGTTCGAGGTCGTCGCGCCGCTGCCGGCCGCCGCGGCCCGGCTCGCCACCGTGCGGGCGGGGCTGTCCCGGCTGGTCCCGGTGCTGGGTGCGGCCCCGGCCGTCGCGCACCGCGAGCCCGCCGACGAGCCGCTGCCCGGCCACGGCGACCTGCGGATCCGCGGCCTCACCGTCGCCCACCCCGGGCCCGGCGGCGCACCGGGCCGCGCCGTGCTCCGGGATCTCGACCTGGACCTCCCGGCGGGCGCCCGGGTCGCGCTCGTCGGGGCCAGCGGTTCCGGCAAGTCGACGCTGGCCGCGGTGCTGTTCCGCTTCCTCGACCCGCGCTCCGGCACGGTGACCCTCGGCGGGCAGGACCTGCTCCGGCGACCGCCAGCGCAGGTCAGGGCCGTGATCTCCGGGGTCCCGGCCGACCCGCACGTGTTCGACTCCACGGTGCGGGAGAACCTGCGGCTCGCCGTGCCCGGGGACGCCGACCCGCCCACCGACGAGGCCCTGGGCGCCGTACTGCGCCGGGTCGGTCTCGGCGACCTGGACCTCGACCACGCCGTCGGCGCGCACGGGACGCGGCTCTCCGGCGGCATGCGGCGGCGGCTCGCGCTGGCCAGGGCGCTGCTCGTCGACCCGGCCGTGCTCGTCCTCGACGAGCCGACCGCGCATCTCGACCCGGACACCCGCGACGCCGTCCTCGACGACCTGCTGGCCGCGACGACCGGACGCTCGGTCCTGCTCATCACGCACGACCCGGCCGTCCTGGACCGGATGGACGCGGTGCACGTCCTGCGCGACGGACGGGTCCGGAGCTGA
- a CDS encoding iron-siderophore ABC transporter substrate-binding protein, with amino-acid sequence MLRRLIPLLALVGLLTACSSAPTPEEPAGPPAAAGAFPVRIDHAYGTTEIPEQPQRVVALGVTDADPVLALGITPVATATYTFYEQSGGLGPWARDLVQGEPPVVLTGDPKPEQIAALAPDLIVAVTASLQQPLYEQLSAIAPVVARPADTIDFGVPRDAQMRTVATALGQPERGEELIAQADAAFAEAVTANPAFKGRTAATVLPFDGKYGAYTAADARGRFMTDLGFALPPRIAEQDSGSFYVEVSSEQAGLLDADTLLMLAAENSERMQIEGDPILQQVPVVAEGRMIVPDTDLRGAITYNSVLSVPYALDRLVPQLATALQG; translated from the coding sequence GTGCTCCGGAGACTCATCCCGCTGCTGGCCCTGGTCGGCCTGCTCACCGCCTGCTCGTCCGCACCCACCCCGGAGGAGCCCGCCGGGCCCCCCGCGGCGGCGGGGGCGTTCCCCGTCCGGATCGACCACGCCTACGGCACCACCGAGATCCCCGAGCAGCCGCAGCGGGTGGTCGCGCTCGGCGTCACCGACGCCGACCCGGTACTGGCGCTGGGCATCACGCCGGTCGCGACCGCGACCTACACGTTCTACGAGCAGTCCGGCGGGCTCGGCCCGTGGGCCCGCGACCTGGTGCAGGGCGAACCGCCGGTCGTCCTGACCGGGGACCCGAAGCCCGAGCAGATCGCCGCGCTGGCCCCGGACCTGATCGTCGCCGTCACCGCGAGCCTGCAGCAGCCGCTCTACGAGCAGCTCTCGGCGATCGCCCCGGTCGTGGCCCGGCCCGCCGACACGATCGACTTCGGCGTGCCCCGCGACGCGCAGATGCGGACCGTGGCAACCGCGCTCGGGCAGCCGGAGCGCGGCGAGGAGCTCATCGCGCAGGCCGACGCCGCGTTCGCCGAGGCCGTCACCGCCAACCCGGCGTTCAAGGGCAGGACGGCCGCGACGGTGCTGCCGTTCGACGGCAAGTACGGCGCCTACACCGCCGCCGACGCCCGCGGCCGGTTCATGACCGATCTCGGCTTCGCCCTGCCGCCGCGGATCGCCGAGCAGGACTCCGGCAGCTTCTACGTCGAGGTGTCCTCGGAGCAGGCCGGCCTGCTCGACGCGGACACGCTGCTGATGCTCGCCGCCGAGAACTCCGAGCGGATGCAGATCGAGGGCGACCCCATCCTGCAGCAGGTGCCGGTGGTCGCGGAGGGGCGCATGATCGTCCCGGACACCGACCTGCGCGGCGCCATCACCTACAACAGCGTGCTGTCGGTGCCCTACGCCCTGGACCGGCTGGTGCCGCAGCTGGCGACCGCGCTGCAGGGCTGA
- a CDS encoding family 1 encapsulin nanocompartment shell protein has translation MTAQDHLLRDKAPIPVTAWKAVDEEARERLTPLLAGRRIADWGGTAGWEASSVPIGRSTRLGGPPPGVKADSATARLRRVQPLAEFRVPFTVSRDEIDDVERGAQDPEFDDLARAAREAAEIENRAMFHGWPEALIEGIAASSPYDALALGAESDRYPAVVARAVDVLRQGGIEGPFALAIAPEGFTRIAETAEHGGYPLFDHLTRILGGQILRAPGLDGALVVSQRGGDFVLDVGQDVAIGYSDHDAREVHLYLEESFTFRVTEPDAAIVLH, from the coding sequence GTGACGGCCCAGGACCATCTCCTCCGCGACAAGGCCCCGATCCCGGTCACCGCCTGGAAGGCGGTCGACGAGGAGGCCCGGGAGCGGCTCACCCCGCTGCTGGCCGGACGCCGGATCGCGGACTGGGGCGGGACCGCGGGCTGGGAGGCGTCGTCGGTGCCGATCGGCCGGTCCACCCGGCTGGGCGGGCCGCCGCCCGGGGTGAAGGCGGACAGTGCGACCGCCCGGCTGCGCCGGGTGCAGCCGCTCGCGGAGTTCCGGGTGCCGTTCACGGTGTCCCGCGACGAGATCGACGACGTCGAGCGCGGCGCCCAGGACCCCGAGTTCGACGACCTCGCCCGGGCCGCCCGGGAGGCCGCGGAGATCGAGAACCGGGCGATGTTCCACGGCTGGCCGGAGGCACTGATCGAGGGGATCGCCGCCTCCAGCCCGTACGACGCGCTGGCGCTCGGCGCGGAGTCCGACCGCTACCCCGCCGTCGTCGCGCGGGCGGTGGACGTGCTGCGCCAGGGCGGCATCGAGGGGCCGTTCGCCCTCGCGATCGCCCCGGAGGGCTTCACCCGGATCGCCGAGACCGCCGAGCACGGCGGCTACCCCCTGTTCGACCACCTCACCCGGATCCTGGGCGGGCAGATCCTGCGCGCCCCGGGCCTGGACGGGGCGCTCGTCGTCTCGCAGCGGGGCGGGGACTTCGTGCTCGACGTCGGGCAGGACGTGGCGATCGGCTACTCCGACCACGACGCCCGTGAGGTCCACCTGTACCTGGAGGAGTCGTTCACCTTCCGGGTGACCGAACCGGACGCCGCGATCGTCCTGCACTGA
- a CDS encoding class I SAM-dependent methyltransferase: MAVERSSAYRLALPEPTESHEQDAEYCVLDTGEGWTEYRFHDYDALYRVPGLYENLFYEILQCQSPPVVCDLLAEQVRGGGLDPSGLRVLDVGAGNGIVAEELRTRGFGKVVGVDIIPEAREAATRDRPGVYDDYHVVDLTALDDDRASAIASGGFDVLTCVAALGFGDIPPAAFRAALDMVAVDGFVALTIREDFLTDGDTSGFAGLITSLLDSGELEQLGSTVYRHRLATSRAPLHYRAVVARRRRPRA, translated from the coding sequence ATGGCCGTCGAGCGTTCTTCCGCCTACCGGCTGGCTCTGCCGGAACCGACCGAGTCCCACGAACAGGACGCGGAGTACTGCGTCCTCGACACCGGCGAGGGGTGGACCGAGTACCGGTTCCACGACTACGACGCGCTGTACCGCGTCCCCGGCCTCTACGAGAACCTGTTCTACGAGATCCTGCAGTGCCAGTCCCCGCCCGTGGTGTGCGACCTGCTGGCCGAGCAGGTCCGGGGCGGCGGCCTCGACCCGTCCGGGCTCCGGGTGCTCGACGTCGGTGCCGGCAACGGCATCGTCGCCGAGGAACTGCGCACCCGCGGCTTCGGCAAGGTCGTCGGGGTCGACATCATCCCGGAGGCCCGCGAGGCCGCGACCCGGGACCGGCCCGGCGTGTACGACGACTACCACGTCGTCGACCTGACCGCCCTCGACGACGACCGGGCCTCCGCCATCGCCTCCGGCGGGTTCGACGTCCTGACCTGCGTCGCCGCCCTCGGCTTCGGCGACATCCCGCCGGCCGCGTTCCGCGCGGCGCTGGACATGGTCGCGGTCGACGGCTTCGTCGCCCTCACCATCCGCGAGGACTTCCTGACCGACGGCGACACCTCGGGTTTCGCCGGGTTGATCACGTCGCTGCTGGACTCCGGCGAGCTGGAGCAACTCGGCTCGACCGTGTACCGGCACCGGCTCGCCACCTCGCGGGCCCCGCTGCACTACCGGGCCGTGGTGGCCCGCAGGCGCCGTCCGCGCGCGTAG
- a CDS encoding YbhB/YbcL family Raf kinase inhibitor-like protein, which translates to MPRNPYDELPPVPSFTLTSEDVNDGAALATPQLSGIFGAGGEDVSPQLSWSGAPPETRSYVVTCYDPDAPTGAGFWHWAVLNIPASVTSLPSGAGDDTGSGLPEGAVQLANDASLPRFLGAAPPPGHGPHRYYFAVHAVGVAELDVPATATPSFLAFNLFGGTLARAVLVGTHANLS; encoded by the coding sequence GTGCCCCGCAACCCCTACGACGAGCTGCCCCCGGTCCCGTCGTTCACCCTGACCAGCGAGGACGTCAACGACGGCGCCGCGCTCGCCACCCCGCAGCTGTCCGGGATCTTCGGCGCCGGCGGCGAGGACGTCTCACCGCAGCTGTCCTGGTCCGGCGCCCCGCCCGAGACCCGATCCTATGTGGTCACCTGTTACGACCCGGACGCCCCGACCGGGGCCGGCTTCTGGCACTGGGCGGTGCTGAACATCCCGGCCTCGGTGACCTCGCTCCCCAGCGGCGCCGGGGACGACACCGGCTCGGGCCTGCCCGAGGGCGCGGTGCAGCTGGCGAACGACGCGAGCCTGCCCCGTTTCCTGGGCGCGGCGCCGCCGCCCGGGCACGGCCCGCACCGCTACTACTTCGCGGTGCACGCCGTCGGGGTGGCGGAGCTGGACGTCCCGGCCACCGCGACGCCGTCGTTCCTGGCGTTCAACCTGTTCGGCGGCACGCTGGCCAGGGCCGTCCTGGTCGGGACGCACGCCAACCTGAGCTGA
- a CDS encoding Na+/H+ antiporter, with the protein MLLMVVGLALAAVVLVGVGERLRLPWPALMVVLGAVVAVVPGLPDSFVVEPELILPLFLPPLLFATAQRTSWALFRARWRTIALLAVALVLVTVTAVAGTVWVLVPGIALTAAVALGAMVAPPDPVAVEAVAGQVPIPRRMISVLQSEGLFNDATALVIFQAAVLATVSGDELSPLGLGVRFVAGALGAVVLGLVIAWLARTVLGRLTDTTGRSALTLVLPFATYLAAEELHASGVIAVVVLALQLRAGADADEAAERITQASLWNVVELVVTGIAFGLIGLDLHQVVTAAGDELPRMLGHAAVVCLVVVVVRTLWMLAAWRFVRRSDDASAAPRTGREAVLLAWCGMRGLATLALALSLPTTLASGEPFPYRAELVLIAVSVLLVTLLVPGFTLPALVRLLGVDDEAEAETRAEKEIVLRARRAAMATMEFERRVRELPEEVGARMRERVERLEAVLSGETPSEEERQRFASVQAVRGQVADAQASALAAARTEVLAARREPGVDPHAADRVLHRLDLRTVLLD; encoded by the coding sequence ATGCTGCTGATGGTCGTCGGCCTCGCGCTGGCGGCGGTCGTCCTGGTCGGGGTGGGGGAGCGGCTGCGGTTGCCGTGGCCCGCGCTGATGGTCGTGCTCGGTGCCGTCGTCGCGGTGGTACCGGGGCTGCCGGACTCGTTCGTCGTCGAGCCGGAGCTGATCCTGCCGCTGTTCCTGCCGCCGTTGCTGTTCGCGACGGCGCAGCGCACGTCGTGGGCGCTGTTCCGGGCCCGCTGGCGGACGATCGCCCTGCTCGCCGTGGCGCTGGTCCTGGTGACCGTCACCGCGGTCGCCGGGACGGTGTGGGTGCTGGTGCCGGGGATCGCGCTCACCGCGGCCGTCGCGCTCGGTGCCATGGTGGCCCCGCCGGACCCGGTCGCGGTCGAGGCGGTCGCCGGTCAGGTGCCGATCCCGCGCCGGATGATCTCGGTGCTGCAGAGCGAGGGCCTGTTCAACGACGCCACCGCGCTGGTCATCTTCCAGGCCGCGGTGCTCGCGACGGTCTCCGGTGACGAGCTGAGCCCGCTCGGCCTCGGCGTCCGGTTCGTCGCCGGAGCCCTCGGCGCCGTGGTGCTGGGGCTCGTCATCGCCTGGCTCGCCCGCACCGTACTGGGCCGGCTCACCGACACCACCGGGCGCAGCGCACTGACGCTGGTACTGCCGTTCGCGACCTACCTGGCGGCGGAGGAGCTGCACGCGTCCGGGGTGATCGCCGTCGTCGTGCTCGCGTTGCAGCTGCGTGCCGGGGCGGACGCCGACGAGGCCGCCGAGCGGATCACCCAGGCCTCGCTGTGGAACGTGGTCGAGCTGGTCGTCACCGGCATCGCGTTCGGCCTGATCGGGCTGGACCTGCACCAGGTCGTGACGGCCGCCGGGGACGAGCTGCCGCGGATGCTCGGCCACGCCGCCGTCGTGTGCCTGGTCGTCGTGGTGGTCCGGACCCTGTGGATGCTGGCCGCGTGGCGCTTCGTCCGCCGCAGCGACGACGCCTCGGCGGCCCCGCGGACCGGGCGCGAGGCGGTGCTCCTGGCCTGGTGCGGCATGCGCGGGCTGGCGACGCTGGCGCTCGCGCTGTCGCTGCCGACGACGCTGGCGTCGGGGGAGCCCTTCCCGTACCGGGCCGAGCTGGTGCTGATCGCGGTGTCGGTCCTGCTGGTGACGCTGCTCGTGCCCGGCTTCACCCTGCCGGCGCTGGTCCGCCTGCTCGGCGTGGACGACGAGGCCGAGGCCGAGACCCGCGCGGAGAAGGAGATCGTGCTGCGGGCCCGGCGCGCCGCGATGGCGACGATGGAGTTCGAGCGCCGGGTGCGCGAGCTGCCCGAGGAGGTCGGCGCCCGGATGCGGGAGCGGGTCGAACGCCTGGAGGCGGTGCTGTCCGGGGAGACCCCGTCGGAGGAGGAACGGCAGCGGTTCGCCTCGGTGCAGGCGGTGCGCGGTCAGGTCGCCGACGCGCAGGCGTCCGCACTGGCGGCGGCGCGCACCGAGGTGCTGGCGGCCCGTCGTGAACCGGGGGTGGACCCGCACGCCGCGGACCGCGTCCTGCACCGCCTGGACCTGCGCACCGTCCTCCTGGACTGA
- a CDS encoding SDR family NAD(P)-dependent oxidoreductase: MNVTDRFRLDGRVAVVTGASSGLGVAFAEGLAQAGADLVLGARRADRMAETVRLVEAAGRRAVAVPTDVTRPEDCRALAQAAVDGFGRLDVLVNNAGVGTAVPALKETPEQFTEVVDINLNGSYWMAQACAALMEPGSSIVNISSVLGLTTASLPQAAYSASKAGIVGLTRDLAQQWASRRDIRVNAIAPGFFASEMTDQYPDGYLERMAERIPMGRTGDPAELTAAVVFLASTAGGYLTGQTIAVDGGLTIT; encoded by the coding sequence GTGAACGTGACCGACAGATTCCGACTCGACGGCAGGGTCGCCGTCGTGACCGGCGCGTCCTCCGGGCTGGGTGTGGCCTTCGCCGAGGGACTCGCCCAGGCCGGGGCCGACCTGGTCCTGGGTGCCCGGCGGGCCGACCGCATGGCCGAGACCGTGCGGCTGGTCGAGGCGGCGGGCCGGCGCGCGGTCGCCGTCCCGACCGACGTGACCCGCCCGGAGGACTGCCGGGCACTGGCGCAGGCGGCCGTGGACGGGTTCGGGCGGCTCGACGTCCTGGTGAACAACGCCGGCGTCGGGACGGCCGTGCCGGCGCTGAAGGAGACCCCGGAGCAGTTCACCGAGGTCGTGGACATCAACCTCAACGGCAGCTACTGGATGGCCCAGGCGTGCGCCGCGCTCATGGAGCCCGGGTCGAGCATCGTCAACATCTCCAGCGTCCTCGGGCTCACGACCGCCTCGCTGCCGCAGGCGGCGTACTCGGCGTCCAAGGCCGGGATCGTCGGGCTCACCCGGGACCTGGCCCAGCAGTGGGCCAGCCGCCGGGACATCCGGGTCAACGCGATCGCACCCGGGTTCTTCGCCTCCGAGATGACCGACCAGTACCCGGACGGCTACCTGGAGCGGATGGCCGAGCGCATCCCGATGGGGCGCACGGGCGATCCCGCCGAGCTCACCGCGGCCGTCGTCTTCCTCGCCTCCACCGCGGGCGGGTACCTGACCGGCCAGACGATCGCCGTCGACGGCGGGCTCACGATCACCTGA
- a CDS encoding GH39 family glycosyl hydrolase has product MRRAPLLAVVLAGLLTVVSCTSGGTGTDGAAGSGSALEASAGAVDLEEGWTWDRQPGPMELGVTHTQNSLDDTEPAGARQRGADILSSLGQEYQNHHLMGFGTLNPEPSPGEFEWESLDRRMELTEETGGKSMLTLCCAPDWMKGGPPGVTAWDKLERQVRPEFFDDYANLAREAVQRYPQVDRVLVWNELKGFYHEDENRWDYEGYTDLYNRVYEAVKSVRPDVQVGGPYVVMSSVPPDSNDASDIRGPWGALDQRPLDVLDYWLANNVGADFIVVDGSTTNRGQQDAISPVDVGAEKFSVIDRWIQERTQLPIWWAEFYANVPADAQAGYDTPASAVSTLAVLQSMARSGTQGALLWGPEGSDSLEYSSLWSDATEEDGGRPTPLTEAWRWLIPKLRQGDVELGRAQGSTLGAFRASDGSVLLMNFSGAPVPVPGQEDLPGWAVVPLASSA; this is encoded by the coding sequence ATGCGCCGGGCCCCCCTGCTGGCCGTCGTCCTCGCCGGACTCCTGACCGTGGTGTCCTGCACCTCCGGCGGGACCGGCACCGACGGCGCCGCGGGCTCCGGCTCGGCCCTGGAGGCCTCGGCCGGCGCGGTCGACCTCGAGGAGGGCTGGACCTGGGACCGCCAGCCCGGCCCGATGGAGCTGGGCGTCACCCACACCCAGAACAGCCTCGACGACACCGAGCCCGCCGGGGCCCGGCAGCGCGGCGCCGACATCCTGTCCAGCCTCGGCCAGGAGTACCAGAACCACCACCTCATGGGCTTCGGCACGCTGAACCCGGAACCGTCGCCCGGTGAGTTCGAGTGGGAGTCCCTCGACCGGCGGATGGAGCTGACCGAGGAGACCGGCGGCAAGTCCATGCTGACGCTGTGCTGCGCGCCGGACTGGATGAAGGGCGGCCCGCCCGGCGTCACCGCGTGGGACAAGCTGGAGCGCCAGGTCCGCCCGGAGTTCTTCGACGACTACGCCAACCTCGCCCGCGAGGCCGTGCAGCGCTACCCGCAGGTCGACCGCGTCCTGGTCTGGAACGAGCTCAAGGGCTTCTACCACGAGGACGAGAACCGCTGGGACTACGAGGGCTACACCGACCTCTACAACCGCGTCTACGAGGCGGTGAAGTCGGTCCGCCCGGACGTCCAGGTCGGCGGCCCGTACGTGGTGATGAGCAGCGTCCCGCCGGACTCGAACGACGCGTCGGACATCCGCGGGCCGTGGGGCGCGCTCGACCAGCGCCCGCTCGACGTCCTGGACTACTGGCTGGCGAACAACGTCGGTGCGGACTTCATCGTCGTCGACGGCTCCACGACCAACCGCGGCCAGCAGGACGCGATCTCCCCGGTCGACGTCGGCGCCGAGAAGTTCTCGGTGATCGACCGCTGGATCCAGGAGCGCACGCAGCTGCCGATCTGGTGGGCCGAGTTCTACGCGAACGTCCCGGCCGACGCCCAGGCCGGCTACGACACCCCGGCCAGCGCGGTCTCCACGCTCGCCGTCCTGCAGTCGATGGCCCGCTCCGGCACCCAGGGCGCGCTGCTCTGGGGCCCGGAGGGCAGTGACTCGCTGGAGTACTCCTCGCTGTGGAGCGACGCCACCGAGGAGGACGGCGGCCGGCCGACCCCGCTCACCGAGGCGTGGCGCTGGCTGATCCCCAAGCTGCGCCAGGGTGACGTCGAGCTGGGCCGGGCCCAGGGCTCGACGCTGGGGGCCTTCCGCGCCTCGGACGGCTCGGTGCTCCTGATGAACTTCAGCGGCGCCCCGGTCCCGGTCCCCGGCCAGGAGGACCTGCCCGGCTGGGCCGTCGTCCCGCTGGCCAGCAGCGCCTGA
- the fabG gene encoding 3-oxoacyl-ACP reductase FabG, protein MTQQQRTAVVTGAARGIGAATAVRLAADGHRVAVLDLAESAAKSTVETIEAAGGTAAAFGANVADEAAVRDAVAAVTDRLGAPTILVNNAGITRDNLLFKMSADDWDAVMGVHLRGSFLMTRAVQEHMVAAQWGRVVTLSSVSALGNRGQANYAAAKAGLQGFTKTLAVELGKLGVTANCIAPGFIASEMTKATAERLGVDWEQFRAARAKEIPVQRAGEVDDIAHTVSFFVDERSSFVNGQVIYVAGGPRT, encoded by the coding sequence ATGACCCAGCAGCAGAGGACCGCCGTCGTCACCGGAGCGGCCCGCGGTATCGGTGCCGCCACCGCCGTCCGGCTGGCCGCCGACGGACACCGGGTGGCCGTGCTGGACCTGGCGGAGTCGGCGGCGAAGTCGACGGTCGAGACGATCGAGGCGGCCGGCGGGACCGCGGCCGCGTTCGGGGCGAACGTCGCCGACGAGGCCGCCGTCCGGGACGCGGTGGCGGCGGTGACCGACCGGCTGGGCGCACCGACGATCCTGGTCAACAACGCCGGGATCACCCGGGACAACCTGCTGTTCAAGATGTCCGCCGACGACTGGGACGCGGTCATGGGCGTGCACCTGCGCGGCTCGTTCCTGATGACCCGCGCGGTGCAGGAGCACATGGTGGCCGCCCAGTGGGGCCGGGTGGTCACCCTGTCCTCGGTCTCGGCGCTGGGCAACCGCGGCCAGGCGAACTACGCCGCGGCCAAGGCGGGACTGCAGGGCTTCACCAAGACCCTGGCCGTCGAGCTGGGGAAGCTCGGGGTCACCGCGAACTGCATCGCGCCAGGGTTCATCGCCTCGGAGATGACGAAGGCGACCGCCGAGCGGCTCGGTGTGGACTGGGAGCAGTTCCGGGCGGCCCGGGCGAAGGAGATCCCGGTGCAGCGGGCCGGGGAGGTCGACGACATCGCGCACACGGTGTCGTTCTTCGTCGACGAGCGCTCGTCGTTCGTGAACGGCCAGGTCATCTACGTCGCGGGCGGCCCGCGTACCTGA